Proteins encoded together in one Plasmodium cynomolgi strain B DNA, chromosome 9, whole genome shotgun sequence window:
- a CDS encoding phenylalanyl-tRNA synthetase beta chain (putative) gives MPTISVYEEDLIEKVGEKIEEEKLNDICFEFGIEIDDIEYKGEKKIYKIEVPANRYDLVCVEGLCRALKSFIGKYQNINYVLLTNSEEACVKEKHFMRVDESVDERRSYVVSAVLKNVKINENVYNNIIELQEKLHHNLGKKRVLLAIGIHDYDKIKFPVTYKFEEKEKINFIPLNETENVNGNNFLKXYQDNINLKSYLKIINDFEKFPVIIDADNQILSLPPIINCDHTKITYDTKNLFIECTAIDKNKAEIAVNIICSMLSEYCTPKYAIHSFFVQYDKKHKAEKGNGYLYPVFKNKTLTCHMDYVRKLSGILDLSVKDIEPLLKKMMISSKIIDNNTFTVDVPFYRSDIMHCCDIVEDIAIAYGYGNIVSEKIEIAKKNSLSACTELFRNVLTECTYTEVMTNALLSKRENYDCMLRKHRDYDDEKINLDEYNPLAPPVKIMNSKTSEYEIVRTSLIVNMLKFVSANKHRELPLRFFEIGDVSYTTYNKTDTNAVNKRYLSVIFADKFTAGLEEAHGMLETVLKEFQLFSDYKIEEKRKENVTIRSDVFYKLVPKMDPSFLNERVVDIVLCPHNLKFGIMGIIHPKVLENFSIDIPVSVIEINIETIMNVLMI, from the exons ATGCCGACGATTTCCGTCTACGAAGAGGACCTTATAGAGAAGGTGGGCGAAAAAatcgaagaggaaaaactgAATGATATATGCTTCGAATTCGGAATAGAAATTGACGACATAGAATacaaaggtgaaaaaaagatttacaaaattgaagtgCCGGCTAATAGGTACGACTTGGTATGTGTGGAGGGGTTATGTCGAGCGCTGAAAAGTTTTATAGGGAAATATCAAAACATTAATTATGTCCTGTTAACAAATAGTGAAGAGGCCTGTGTCAAGGAAAAGCATTTCATGCGAGTGGACGAATCGGTGGACGAACGGAGAAGTTACGTCGTTTCCGccgttttgaaaaatgtaaaaattaatgaaaatgttTACAATAACATTATAGAATTGCAGGAAAAATTGCACCAtaatttggggaaaaaaagagtctTGCTGGCGATAGGAATTCACGATTATGACAAGATAAAGTTCCCTGTGACatacaaatttgaagagaaggaaaaaataaattttattcctctgaacgaaacggaaaatgtgaatggaaataattttcttaaaNTTTATCAAGacaatataaatttaaaatcttatttaaaaattatcaacgattttgaaaaatttccaGTAATCATCGATGCAGACAATCAGATATTATCTCTTCCCCCAATTATCAATTGTGATCATACCAAAATTACCTACGACACgaagaatttatttattgaaTGCACAGCCATTGATAAAAACAAAGCAGAAATAGCTGTTAACATTATTTGTTCCATGCTGTCAGAATACTGCACGCCAAAGTATGCCATTCATTCCTTCTTCGTCCAGTAtgataaaaaacataaggcGGAAAAGGGGAATGGATATTTGTACCCAGTTTTTAAGAACAAAACTTTGACGTGCCATATGGACTATGTGAGAAAATTGTCCGGAATTTTAGACCTTTCCGTGAAGGATATCGAACcgttgctaaaaaaaatgatgatatCGTCGAAGATTATTGATAACAATACATTCACTGTGGATGTTCCCTTTTACAGATCAGATATAATGCACTGCTGTGATATTGTCGAAGATATAGCCATTGCATACGGGTATGGAAATATCGTAtcggaaaaaattgaaattgcaaaaaaaaattcactaaGTGCATGCACAGAGTTGTTCAGGAATGTTCTGACTGAGTGTACATACACAGAGGTGATGACAAATGCTTTGTTATCGAAGAGGGAAAACTATGACTGCATGTTGAGGAAACATAGAGACTATGATGACGAGAAGATAAACTTGGATGAGTACAACCCCTTGGCTCCCCCAGTTAAAATCATGAATTCCAAAACGTCAGAATATGAAATTGTTAGGACATCTCTAAttgtaaatatgttaaaGTTCGTGTCCGCAAATAAACACAGGGAACTTCCCCTGCGGTTCTTCGAAATTGGAGATGTTTCTTACACCACGTATAACAAAACAGATACCAACGCTGTGAATAAGAGATACTTGTCTGTTATTTTTGCCGATAAGTTTACGGCTGGGCTGGAGGAAGCGCATGGTATGCTAGAAACCGTTTTGAAGGAGTTCCAGCTTTTCAGtgattacaaaattgaggagaagaggaaggagaatgTGACCATTCGGTCGGACGTGTTCTACAAGTTGGTGCCTAAGATGG ATCCTTCCTTCCTGAACGAGCGAGTAGTTGACATTGTCTTGTGCCCACACAACTTGAAGTTTGGAATTATGGGTATAATTCACCCGAAGgttttggaaaatttctcCATCGATATTCCAG TATCCGTCATAGAGATAAACATAGAAACTATAATGAACGTCCTGATGATTTGA
- a CDS encoding CCR4-Not complex subunit (putative), with product MNNNFNINVQVDNAFLSEHEVEVNGYFAKLYTGEITVDTMIDIMKSLSCSPKGSKNNDVYKSMLLILFNECRFFPKYPSEELDTTAQLFGKLIKHNLLLSYGNTLAVALKCILEAFKKGNDSKMFNFGITALEQFEDSLICYPSFLSSLIAVTTLRQYNPQYVIHCSNLLNTLPEHFRSLPYIDASTILKIKHLAEIGANSSTTDANMSQASNDDVKKISTHNANNLKNVNNLISSMGITMGSGLVDNTNVSNNLSGASSCTSNNNNSAIANALNSMLKGNSSNSANLTNDNVLSYISDILPNNSSLNQNITTNVNLLNGDKPSTPFGAMNQLYANRSYVSPSGSNQINRILTTQGNTLNLGGREIVSLSHASILNEHAGEIGMSTVVDGSKYASTPEGIKRPNVNLNADKGDGMGIGNNLASGNPLSGRDKEEQLGQIMESFYDRVQVKLPPNLSLNNIGGFGLGQIECLMDNTDLTKNIIVPSSVIIGEVFSIFNTLCSFNIDEKIKILKEVMQPEHYSWLAFYIVKSRASKEVNLHEVFLEFIDKLSYPMLIDTIINMTYDCILILFKYINELKEVSAFKTVLKNLGSWLGFITLGRNRPLKSKILDLKLVLFEAYEKECLVCILPMVCRILESIKLSKNFKPPNPWTTTMLCLLTEIHELPNVKTYTIFEVEILFKNLALDIHAFQNKTTLLSKRSVAQNRKSELLMPKGGNNNQENTTALPVIEDLKNLPRREGLTSVINSHIGRVEGGLTLNPRLEELENATNITTRDIPSSVPNNARPSSRFIPEKVEYTRRNNNLPSYNVDYVDSEWSKDDADRIDALTNDMTLVSTFPPPDINLINASYHKKVAGSGGKNVNAMGEQYAPNVSYATSANYDGSASYIGSANYYDNNADYYDNGADYYDGTANYYDSNDNMDAPDISIDNNLINNKINSSKFLQSLNSAVIISPSIALFQIQPGLKSLVTIAFYQAIREIIAAILDRSVAISCVTTREIVCKDFCLERDETLIRKAAHIMISSLAGSLALVTCKEPLRISLTHHLRHWLEKTSTKDCNDQVLIEQVVQILSADNLELGCSLVEQAVIEKAIKDINEALEPTLLSRQVAKENRIPLNDPIHLMNTKRMQLEIAHSLKLASPVTNNQLQIYKDFLNIAPLKKLHAAAKALTKIYTKVNDVNVENNQQGGGTLMHALFSNSNLQKKEEKMDYPKNMNEEKRTVNEPAIGMPKSDPTVARKANTDYNINGGIKTEQSVNSAKRNANENTPPRSSSPSAAPLATNSQLHKILNKLELATNQLKDAVKDILILPPILFNINKEKPSDNINKMSLHILYSLSVDGSIFNLIKSIPEIAALTQQKNETIISYSNRIFKFLFEVIPPNSNKTPWVYRSNDPSGIYLEVFLCILEKLKKKCPSLKEHITDFIMSDDSSSPSNDNSPSCSKSLFSASNLVKEKESDDVTTKLGSEFSSPTNSNSNQDGRQNKNESEAKSHNKGVPKLNANVIAGFIRYNLVDMEKYKYYLVRQLSTDMYNINTNAEFVTLLLKKILIDFQIFRYNDFENIFIILNNLKEQNILTNKIIFFNDSPPIDTNVAIELLTEEAKKIQGKKDAVIFSDLLHVYEEYLKSDDEHDEEQDQAVLRDADTDQMMLRMGMERNVTDAESKKGQLQGNQVQNGRNSQNSQHAQGESEARGEDGLYYSNETVKGREAKENTLELKCTRTNNNFHLNEIKKSELLKNPLEYFKRDYNQLSEDLLSALIEEQNFDKIQDELKSVDNFGLLDMEGVKVHTGEDARLSEKDEKAKSALSTRTSTNNKSNVDGIAISKTNQENRANAELCHSKRQAKREYKKNLKILMDPEHITTLTQIIDFCLNTDWNILQKKKIINISKTKGWEASE from the exons ATGAATAACAATTTCAATATAAATGTTCAGGTGGACAATGCGTTCCTCAGTGAACACGAGGTTGAGGTGAATGGTTATTTCGCGAAATTGTACACGGGGGAAATTACAGTGGACACGATGATAGATATCATGAAGAGCTTGTCATGTTCCCCCAAAGGGTCCAAAAATAATGATGTGTATAAATCaatgttattaattttgtttaatgAGTGTAGGTTCTTCCCAAAATATCCATCAGAAGAGCTGGACACCACTGCACAGCTATTTGGGAAGCTAATAAAGCACAATTTATTGCTATCCTATGGCAATACCTTGGCTGTTGCATTAAAGTGCATTCTGgaagcttttaaaaaaggaaatgattCGAAAATGTTCAACTTTGGAATTACGGCTTTGGAACAGTTTGAAGATTCTCTAATATGTTACCCTAGTTTTTTGTCTTCCTTGATAGCGGTTACTACCTTAAGGCAGTACAACCCGCAATACGTCATTCATTGCAGCAATTTATTGAACACCCTTCCGGAGCACTTCAGAAGTTTACCTTACATAGATGCATCTacaatattaaaaataaaacacctCGCCGAAATTGGTGCAAACAGTAGCACTACCGATGCGAATATGTCTCAGGCGTCTAATGAtgacgtgaaaaaaatttcaacccATAATGcaaacaatttgaagaatgtaaataatttaatttcttccatGGGCATAACCATGGGTAGCGGCCTTGTTGACAATACAAATGTAAGTAACAACCTCAGCGGTGCGAGCAGCTGCACCAGTAACAACAATAACAGCGCCATCGCCAACGCGCTAAACAGTATGCTCAAGGGGAACAGCAGTAATAGCGCCAACCTAACTAATGACAACGTGCTATCCTACATCAGTGACATTTTACCAAACAACTCAAGCCTT AATCAGAACATCACTACCAATGTGAACCTGCTAAACGGTGATAAGCCAAGCACCCCTTTTGGTGCCATGAATCAGTTATATGCCAACCGATCCTACGTATCTCCAAGTGGAAGCAACCAAATTAACCGTATTTTAACCACCCAAGGAAACACGCTCAACCTTGGGGGTAGGGAAATTGTATCCCTCAGTCATGCTTCCATCCTCAATGAGCATGCAGGAGAAATCGGAATGAGCACTGTGGTTGATGGTTCCAAATATGCCAGTACACCCGAAGGGATCAAACGCCCGAATGTTAATCTGAATGCCGATAAGGGTGACGGCATGGGCATTGGCAACAACCTCGCAAGTGGCAACCCGCTCAGCGGCAGGGACAAAGAGGAGCAGTTGGGACAAATAATGGAATCGTTCTACGATCGAGTGCAGGTAAAACTACCACCCAATTTGAGCCTAAACAACATTGGGGGATTCGGATTAGGCCAAATAGAATGCCTAATGGACAACACCGATTTaactaaaaatattattgtaCCATCGTCCGTAATAATAGGCGAAGTGTTTAGCATTTTTAACACCCTCTGCTCATTCAATATTGatgagaaaattaaaatattaaaagaagTCATGCAGCCAGAGCACTACAGTTGGCTAGCCTTTTACATTGTCAAATCCAGGGCCTCCAAGGAAGTAAACCTCCACGAAGTTTTCCTGGAGTTTATTGATAAACTAAGCTACCCTATGCTTATCGACACAATCATCAATATGACTTACGACTGCATACTCATCCTGTTCAAATACATAAACGAATTGAAAGAAGTTAGTGCATTTAAAActgtgttaaaaaatttaggcTCCTGGTTAGGGTTCATAACCCTAGGGAGAAATAGACCCCTAAAATCGAAAATCTTAGATTTAAAGTTAGTTCTATTTGAAGCCTACGAAAAAGAATGCCTAGTATGCATACTACCAATGGTATGCAGAATTTTAGAATCTATAAAATTgtctaaaaattttaagccCCCCAATCCATGGACCACAACTATGCTATGCTTACTAACAGAAATTCATGAACTCCCAAATGTGAAGACGTACACAATATTTGAGGTAGAAATTCTGTTTAAAAATCTGGCCTTAGATATTCATGCCTTTCAGAATAAAACCACCTTACTGAGTAAACGAAGTGTCGcacaaaataggaaaagtGAATTGCTCATGCCAAAAGGTGGTAACAACAACCAGGAGAATACCACCGCTTTACCTGTAATTGAGGACCTGAAGAATCTCCCACGCAGGGAAGGCCTAACAAGTGTTATTAATAGTCATATAGGTAGAGTAGAAGGTGGATTGACTCTGAACCCAAGACTGGAAGAGTTGGAAAATGCCACAAATATTACCACCAGGGACATACCAAGTAGTGTGCCGAATAATGCTCGACCGAGCTCTAGGTTCATCCCAGAAAAAGTGGAGTACACTAGACGAAACAATAACCTTCCAAGTTATAACGTTGATTATGTCGATTCAGAATGGAGCAAAGATGATGCCGACAGAATTGATGCCCTGACAAATGACATGACGTTAGTTTCCACCTTCCCACCCCCAGATATAAATCTAATAAATGCTAGTTACCACAAAAAGGTCGCTGGTAGCGGaggtaaaaatgtaaatgcgATGGGTGAGCAATATGCCCCCAATGTGAGCTATGCCACTAGTGCCAACTATGACGGTAGTGCCAGCTATATCGGTAGTGCCAACTATTATGATAACAACGCCGATTACTATGACAACGGCGCCGACTACTACGACGGAACTGCCAACTACTACGACAGTAACGACAATATGGATGCCCCAGACATTTCCATTGACaacaatttaattaataacaaaattaatagtAGTAAGTTTTTGCAGAGTCTGAACAGTGCAGTGATTATATCTCCCTCCATAGCCCTTTTTCAAATCCAGCCGGGTTTAAAAAGCCTAGTTACTATAGCGTTTTATCAAGCCATTAGGGAAATCATCGCAGCTATATTAGACCGATCTGTAGCTATATCTTGTGTTACAACGAGAGAAATTGTGTGCAAAGATTTCTGCCTAGAAAGGGATGAAACTCTAATTCGAAAAGCGGCCCATATTATGATTTCATCGCTAGCTGGTTCGTTAGCCTTAGTTACGTGTAAAGAACCTCTGCGTATTTCTCTAACGCACCATTTAAGACACTGGCTAGAAAAAACAAGTACGAAGGATTGCAACGATCAGGTTTTAATTGAACAAGTGGTTCAAATTCTAAGTGCAGATAACCTAGAATTAGGTTGTAGTCTAGTCGAACAGGCCGTCATTGAAAAAGCTATCAAAGACATTAATGAAGCGTTGGAACCTACCCTTTTATCCAGACAAGTAGCCAAAGAAAATAGAATCCCTCTTAATGATCCCATTCATCTTATGAACACGAAAAGGATGCAGCTAGAAATCGCTCACTCTCTAAAGTTGGCATCGCCTGTTACGAATAATCAGCtgcaaatatataaagaCTTCCTAAACATAGCCCCgctgaaaaaattacatgcCGCTGCGAAAGCGCTGAcgaaaatatacacaaaagTGAACGATGTGAATGTAGAGAATAATCAACAAGGAGGTGGTACCCTCATGCATGCCCTGTTCTCAAATTCGAACCtacagaagaaggaggaaaaaatggactatccaaaaaatatgaacgaaGAGAAGCGAACAGTTAATGAGCCCGCAATTGGAATGCCAAAAAGTGATCCCACGGTAGCCAGAAAGGCCAACACGGATTACAATATAAATGGTGGTATAAAGACTGAGCAAAGTGTAAACAGCGCAAAACGGAACGCGAATGAAAATACCCCCCCACGATCCAGTTCACCATCTGCAGCCCCGCTAGCCACAAATTCGCAGCTACATAAGATTCTAAACAAATTAGAACTTGCGACTAACCAACTGAAAGATGCCGTTAAGGACATCCTCATCTTACCACCCATATTgtttaacataaataaagaaaagccTTCCGacaatataaacaaaatgagtCTTCACATTTTGTATAGTCTGTCTGTGGATGGAAGCATATTTAACCTAATTAAATCCATCCCAGAAATAGCAGCGCTaacacaacaaaaaaacgagacCATCATTTCATACTCGAACAGAATTTTTAAGTTCCTTTTTGAGGTTATCCCCCCTAACAGTAACAAAACACCGTGGGTTTATCGATCCAATGACCCGTCTGGCATATACCTTGAAGTATTTCTGTGCATCCtggaaaaactaaaaaagaaatgcccCTCGTTAAAAGAACACATAACGGATTTTATAATGTCGGATGATTCTTCGTCCCCCTCGAATGACAACTCACCAAGTTGTAGTaagtcccttttttccgcatCAAACTTggtgaaggagaaagaaTCAGACGATGTAACAACAAAACTGGGAAGCGAATTTTCCTCTCCCACGAATAGCAACTCAAATCAAGATGGCCGCCAAAATAAGAACGAGTCAGAAGCAAAGAGTCACAATAAAGGAGTTCCCAAACTGAATGCAAATGTGATAGCTGGCTTCATAAGATATAACCTGGTCGACAtggagaaatataaatattaccTAGTAAGGCAACTCAGTACCGACATGTATAACATCAATACCAATGCAGAGTTTGTCACCCTactgttgaaaaaaattttaatcgaCTTCCAAATTTTCAGATACAACGATTTTGAAAacatatttatcattttaaataaccTGAAAGAGCAAAATATTCTGAccaacaaaattatttttttcaacgaCTCCCCCCCAATTGATACCAATGTCGCCATAGAACTATTAACTGAAGAGGCCAAAAAGAttcagggaaaaaaagatgccGTCATTTTTTCAGACCTGCTACACGTTTATgaggaatatttaaaaagcgATGATGAGCATGACGAGGAGCAAGATCAAGCCGTGTTGAGGGATGCCGACACAGATCAGATGATGCTGCGAATGGGGATGGAAAGAAATGTCACCGATGCGGAGAGTAAAAAGGGACAATTGCAAGGAAACCAAGTGCAAAATGGTagaaattcacaaaattcaCAACACGCCCAGGGCGAAAGTGAGGCAAGGGGGGAAGATGGATTGTATTACTCAAATGAGACAGTAAAGGGAAGAGAAGCGAAAGAAAACACATTAGAATTGAAATGCACCAGGACAAATAACAACTTCCACctgaacgaaataaaaaagagcgAGTTGCTGAAAAACCCattggaatattttaaaagggaCTATAACCAGTTAAGTGAAGACCTTTTAAGTGCCCTAATtgaggaacaaaatttcGATAAAATTCAAGATGAACTGAAGAGCGTCGACAACTTTGGTCTCCTAGACATGGAGGGGGTCAAGGTGCACACCGGTGAAGATGCGCGCCTGAGCGAGAAAGACGAAAAGGCCAAATCAGCCCTCAGTACGCGCACCAGCACCAACAATAAGAGCAACGTGGACGGAATCGCGATAAGTAAGACGAACCAGGAAAACAGAGCAAATGCAGAGCTTTGCCACTCCAAGCGACAGGCGAAGAGGGAATACAAGAAAAacctaaaaattttaatggaCCCAGAACACATAACCACCCTGACGCAGATAATCGATTTCTGCCTGAACACGGACTGGAAtatattgcaaaaaaaaaaaataataaatatttcaaagaCAAAGGGGTGGGAGGCATCAGAGTAG
- a CDS encoding casein kinase II beta chain (putative), whose amino-acid sequence MNISDSNKDANDSKSDKSTSWVKWFNSRALSNFLVEVDNEYITDSFNLYGLKSEMPNFNHLLSIVAGDAPDEDDAKNAFGKDAVCLYSLIHARFITTPKGLSLMKDKYIKGDFGSCPRVSCSQHNVLPIGLFDQIKIAKVHIYCPLCQEIYKIHEEDKVYLDGSFFGTSFPHILLQTYPYYATLKTPSYCTSKIFGFSVYQNFTRTEYKIAKGEFGKLSRENFLKKIQSI is encoded by the coding sequence ATGAATATTAGCGACTCGAACAAAGATGCCAACGATTCCAAGTCAGATAAAAGTACATCGTGGGTAAAATGGTTCAACAGTAGAGCCCTCAGCAATTTCCTAGTCGAGGTAGATAATGAGTACATTACAgattcttttaatttatacgGATTAAAATCGGAGATGCCCAATTTTAATCATTTATTGTCCATAGTAGCTGGAGATGCCCCTGATGAAGATGACGCTAAGAACGCATTTGGAAAGGATGCCGTCTGTTTATACTCATTAATCCACGCACGATTTATTACAACCCCCAAAGGGCTGTCATTAATGAAGGATAAGTATATCAAGGGCGATTTTGGAAGCTGCCCAAGAGTTAGTTGCTCTCAACATAATGTACTTCCAATTGGTCTATTCgatcaaattaaaattgcaaaagtGCATATTTATTGTCCACTTTGTCAAGAGATATACAAAATACATGAAGAGGACAAAGTATATTTGGATGGTTCCTTCTTTGGGACATCCTTTCCTCATATACTTTTACAAACCTATCCTTACTATGCTACTTTGAAAACTCCTTCTTACTGCACCTCCAAAATTTTCGGATTCAGTGTCTACCAAAATTTTACCAGAACGGAATATAAAATTGCCAAGGGAGAATTTGGGAAATTGTCTAGAGAGAatttccttaaaaaaatccaaagtatttaa
- a CDS encoding hypothetical protein (putative) has translation MSYSTKKKESKKTIQKNANNFEFSADIQNDISIIQSYTARISKINENEVCSVESSEKVQEIVQEGKVKIQEIQRKIKSYSSSAENAPPGERVRPVLHPSMRMKLMLQKLSNSYIGAVNNFQSASKNYINKTVLNDRLSKNVNASSNNLEYDSLTNFSRNSDSNYDSSRDKFNVNIYDFNFNENENYDGSYAPAPRGMENTSTGKKMKKKYKSNIFTGSKKSEVNEYLLQNDAYGQDDAYLGSGGYGPNVDLEDPQQERQFVSVKTVDIENEILSQKNKEIKKLHKDIINIQELYKELFDQVNIQGESIDNIDSQIITTHDNILMSGREIEITRNRYFRNIRCMGFLFFVLIILIIIILVVFRVI, from the exons ATGTCATattcaacaaaaaagaaggagagcAAAAAGACTATTCagaaaaatgcgaacaaCTTTGAATTTAGCGCGGACATTCAAAATGACATTAGCATAATACAATCCTACACCGCACGGATCTCAAAAATT AATGAAAATGAAGTTTGTTCCGTTGAGAGTTCAGAAAAAGT ccAAGAAATTGTGCAGGAGGGAAAAGTGAAAATCCAGGAAATCCAGAGAAAGATCAAGAGTTATTCTAGTAGCGCAGAAAATGCTCCACCTGGCGAAAGGGTACGTCCTGTCCTCCACCCGAGC ATGCGAATGAAGCTCATGCTGCAGAAGCTGTCCAACTCGTACATAGGAGCGGTGAATAATTTCCAAAGTgcatcaaaaaattatattaacaaaacAGTTTTAAATGACAGGCtatcaaaaaatgtaaacgcATCGAGTAACAATTTGGAATACGATTCGCTCACCAACTTTTCTCGAAATAGTGATTCAAATTATGACTCCAGTAGAGATAAGTTTAATGTGAACATTTatgattttaattttaacgagaatgaaaattatgatgGGAGTTATGCTCCCGCTCCAAGGGGCATGGAAAACACAAgtacgggaaaaaaaatgaaaaaaaaatataagagtAATATTTTCACGGGGAGTAAAAAAAGCGAGGTTAATGAGTACCTCCTGCAGAATGATGCATACGGGCAGGATGATGCCTACTTGGGGAGTGGTGGATACGGGCCAAATGTAGATTTGGAAGACCCCCAGCAGGAGAGGCAATTCGTTTCGGTAAAAACAGTGGACATTGAAAACGAAATTTTAAGTCagaaaaataaggaaataaaaaaattacataaagaCATAATAAACATACAAGAGCTATACAAGGAGTTATTTGACCAAGTAAATATTCAAGGAGAAAGCATCGACAACATAGACTCTCAAATAATTACCACCCATGATAACATTCTCATGTCGGGTCGCGAAATTGAAATAACGAGGAACAGGTACTTTAGGAACATCCGGTGCAtgggtttccttttttttgttctaataattttgataataattattttggtTGTCTTTAGGGTTATATGA